The following are encoded in a window of Falco peregrinus isolate bFalPer1 unplaced genomic scaffold, bFalPer1.pri scaffold_51, whole genome shotgun sequence genomic DNA:
- the LOC129783548 gene encoding tubulin alpha-3 chain-like, with translation MGNSCWELYCLEHGIEPDGFFPSEFPGQADSSFGTFFSETGSGKYVPRAIFVDLESTVIDEIRTGIYRTLFHPEQLISGKEDAANNYARGRYTVGKEIIDSVVDRARKMTEQCSGLQGFLVSHSFGGGTGSGFTSLLMERLSVEYSKKSKLEFSVYPAPQVSTAVVEPYNSILTTHTTLEHSDCSFMVDNEAIYDICNRNLDIERPTYTNLNRLIGQIVSSVTASLRFNGALNVDLTEFQTNLVPYPRIHFPLTTYAPIISAEKAYHEQLSVPEITNACFEFSNQMVKCDPRRGKYMACCLLYRGDVVPKDVNAAIAAIKTRRSIQFVDWCPTGFKVGINYQPPTVVPGGDLAKVQRAVCMLSNTTAIAEAWARLDHKFDLMYAKRAFVHWYVGEGMEEGEFSEAREDLAALEKDYEEVGRDSADGEDEADEDEY, from the exons ATGGGCAATTCCTGTTGGGAATTATATTGCCTGGAGCACGGGATTGAGCCAGATGGATTCTTCCCCAGTGAATTCCCAGGGCAAGCAGACTCTTCCTTTGGGACCTTCTTCAGTGAGACAGGATCAGGGAAGTATGTACCCAGGGCAATATTTGTTGACCTAGAGTCTACTGTCATTG ATGAGATCAGGACTGGGATCTACCGCACGCTCTTCCACCCAGAGCAGCTCATCAGTGGCAAAGAAGATGCTGCCAACAACTATGCTCGGGGCCGCTACACCGTTGGGAAGGAGATCATTGACTCTGTTGTTGACAGAGCTCGTAAAATG ACTGAGCAGTGCAGTGGCCTCCAAGGATTCCTGGTCTCCCATAGCTTTGGGGGAGGCACAGGCTCTGGGTTCACCTCCCTTCTCATGGAACGGCTCTCTGTGGAGTACAGCAAGAAGTCCAAGCTGGAGTTCTCTGTGTACCCAGCCCCACAGGTCTCCACAGCAGTGGTGGAGCCCTACAACTCTATCCTCACCACCCACACTACCCTGGAGCACTCGGACTGCTCCTTCATGGTGGACAACGAAGCCATCTATGACATCTGCAACCGCAACCTGGACATTGAGCGTCCCACCTACACCAACCTCAACAGGCTGATTGGGCAGATAGTCTCGTCAGTCACTGCCTCCTTGAGATTCAATGGTGCTCTGAATGTTGACCTGACTGAGTTTCAGACCAACCTGGTGCCCTACCCACGGATACACTTCCCGCTCACAACCTATGCACCCATCATCTCTGCGGAGAAAGCCTACCATGAGCAGCTGTCTGTGCCGGAGATCACCAATGCTTGCTTTGAGTTCTCCAACCAGATGGTGAAGTGTGACCCACGCCGTGGCAAGTACATGGCATGCTGCCTGCTGTACCGAGGTGACGTGGTGCCCAAGGATGTGAATGCAGCCATTGCAGCCATTAAAACACGCCGGTCGATCCAGTTTGTGGACTGGTGCCCCACAGGCTTCAAGGTGGGTATCAACTACCAGCCTCCCACGGTGGTGCCTGGGGGAGACCTGGCCAAGGTGCAGCGGGCTGTGTGCATGCTGAGCAACACCACAGCCATTGCGGAGGCATGGGCCCGTCTGGACCACAAGTTTGACCTGATGTATGCCAAGCGAGCCTTTGTGCACTGGTATGTGGGGGAGGGCATGGAGGAGGGGGAGTTTTCAGAGGCCAGAGAGGACCTGGCTGCCCTGGAGAAGGATTATGAGGAGGTTGGCAGGGACTCTGCAGATGGAGAAGATGAGGCTGATGAGGATGAGTATTAA
- the LOC129783527 gene encoding urocortin-3-like, translating into MAHTRLLLLLALLCAAETGQALHLYSAASIFSCLNAALAEAQKSRPEENTILDKRSFDLPSPEEVSDEEVGEDAVDEEMGKRTFPGEGHYKYVSQAQVKGKTYQNRAKSDRRTKVTLSLDVPTNIMNVLFNIAKAKNLRAKAAANAHLMAQIGWRK; encoded by the coding sequence ATGGCCcacaccaggctgctgctcctccttgccCTCCTCTGTGCTGCCGAGACTGGCCAAGCTCTCCACCTCTACAGCGCCGCCTCTATCTTCAGCTGCCTTAATGCGGCCCTTGCTGAAGCCCAGAAGAGCCGcccagaagaaaacaccatCTTGGACAAGCGCAGTTTCGACTTGCCATCGCCAGAGGAGGTGTCAGAtgaggaggtgggggaggaTGCGGTGGAtgaagagatggggaaaaggacGTTCCCAGGTGAAGGCCATTACAAATATGTCTCCCAGGCACAGGTAAAGGGGAAGACGTACCAAAACCGGGCCAAGAGCGACCGCCGCACCAAGGTCACCCTCTCCCTCGACGTCCCCACCAACATCATGAACGTTCTCTTCAACATCGCCAAAGCCAAGAACCTGCGGGCAAAGGCCGCCGCCAATGCTCACCTCATGGCCCAAATCGGGTGGCGGAAGTGA